A region from the Benincasa hispida cultivar B227 chromosome 12, ASM972705v1, whole genome shotgun sequence genome encodes:
- the LOC120092949 gene encoding probable glycosyltransferase At5g03795, which produces MSKPLQRFSLYVMREIFRISIIYKIDWTKVCIIGAILTVGGIALQMLILPYPLHTWFVSRPATVILYTSMEETMELNESLKNSTERLQLIPLKSVVSHNATDQMVQLVSVSHGRETAPKRRKSSRKRKHARLKEKPIVLTPPPPPRRPPSALERHVWSLKPVEALVYAKEEIKHAPTVLDDADLYAPLFLNVSIFKRSYELMELILKVYIYRDGSRPIFHTPHLRGIYASEGWFMKLMEENRQFVTKDPEKAHLFYLAYSARQLQTALYVPDSHNMKPLSIYLRDHVNWIAGKYPYWNRTHGYDHFLVACHDWGPYTVNEHRELSQNTIKALCNADLSEGVFKLSKDVSLPETTIRTPRKPLRNVGGKRVSQRPILAFFAGNMHGRVRPILLKHWNDKDDDIKVYGPLPLRVSRKMTYIQHMKSSKYCLCPMGYEVNSPRIIEAIYYECVPVIIADNFVLPFSEFLDWSAFSVVVAEKDIPKLKEILTAIPLKRYLTMQINVKMVQKHFLWNPKPLKYDLFHMVLHSIWFSRLNLFQIPEA; this is translated from the exons ATGAGTAAACCATTGCAGCGTTTTTCTCTATACGTAATGAGAGAAATTTTTAGGATTTCCATAATCTATAAAATAGATTGGACAAAAGTATGTATTATTGGCGCCATTTTGACAGTTGGTGGCATTGCACTTCAAATGTTGATACTTCCTTATCCATTGCACACATGGTTTGTTTCTCGACCAGCAACAGTTATATTATACACATCCATGGAGGAAACCATGGAATTGAATGAATCCCTCAAGAATAGTACAGAAAGGCTCCAATTGATACCATTGAAATCTGTTGTCTCGCATAATGCTACAGATCAAATGGTTCAACTGGTGTCAGTGAGTCATGGGAGAGAGACAGCtcctaaaagaagaaaatcatCTAGAAAAAGGAAGCATGCCAGATTAAAAGAGAAGCCAATTGTTCTAACTCCTCCTCCCCCACCCAGGAGACCGCCCTCCGCGTTGGAG AGGCATGTTTGGTCCTTGAAGCCTGTGGAAGCACTTGTTTATGCAAAGGAGGAGATTAAGCACGCTCCAACAGTACTAGATGATGCTGATCTATATGCCCCATTGTTCTTGAATGTATCTATCTTCAAAAG GAGTTATGAACTAATGGAATTGATACTCAAAGTTTACATTTACCGAGATGGATCTAGACCTATCTTTCATACTCCCCATCTGAGGGGAATTTATGCTTCTGAAGGGTGGTTTATGAAGTTGATGGAGGAAAACAGGCAGTTCGTCACCAAAGACCCAGAAAAGGCGCACTTATTCTATCTTGCATATAGTGCACGCCAGCTGCAGACGGCTCTTTATGTGCCTGATTCTCATAATATGAAACCATTGTCAATATACTTGAGGGACCATGTGAATTGGATTGCTGGAAAGTATCCATATTGGAACCGCACACATGGCTATGATCATTTCCTTGTTGCTTGCCATGACTGG GGTCCCTATACTGTCAATGAACATAGGGAACTTAGCCAAAATACCATAAAAGCTTTATGCAATGCTGATCTCTCAGAAGGGGTTTTCAAACTTAGCAAGGATGTTTCTTTGCCAGAAACTACTATAAGGACACCTAGGAAACCTCTTAGAAATGTTGGTGGGAAAAGGGTATCACAGCGCCCAATTCTGGCTTTCTTTGCTGGGAACATGCATGGGAGAGTCCGTCCAATACTCCTGAAGCATTGGAATGACAAAGATGATGATATAAAAGTTTATGGACCTTTGCCACTGAGAGTCTCTCGTAAGATGACATACATACAACATATGAAGTCAAGCAAGTACTGCTTATGCCCAATGGGATACGAAGTGAACAGCCCAAGGATAATTGAAGCCATTTATTATGAGTGTGTCCCAGTAATTATTGCTGATAATTTTGTGCTTCCTTTTAGTGAGTTTCTCGATTGGAGTGCATTCTCTGTGGTTGTGGCTGAAAAGGATATTCCGAAGCTGAAGGAGATTCTAACGGCTATACCACTGAAGAGATATCTTACCATGCAGATAAATGTGAAGATGGTTCAGAAACACTTTCTTTGGAACCCAAAACCCcttaaatatgatttgtttCACATGGTTCTCCACTCAATTTGGTTTAGTAGACTGAATCTATTTCAAATCCCTGAGGCATGA